From Toxorhynchites rutilus septentrionalis strain SRP chromosome 2, ASM2978413v1, whole genome shotgun sequence, a single genomic window includes:
- the LOC129771484 gene encoding farnesol dehydrogenase-like produces MDRWSGKVAVVTGASSGIGAATAKELAKAGMVVIGLARRVERIEALKLELDETVRERLHAMQCDVSIEESILDSFRSIEAKFGGVDVLINNAGVTRKTELLQAGNTDKLREVMDTNVMGLVLCSREAFQSMKNRSVDGHIVHINSIVGHTVLNFPGTNIYTASKYAVTAITETMRHELRTAGTKIKVTSISPGVVNTEILSPEMAALGLPMLEAVDIANAILYVLGTPPGVQVHELTIKPVGERF; encoded by the exons ATGGATCGTTGGTCTGGTAAGGTAGCTGTGGTGACCGGTGCGAGTTCCGGAATCGGTGCTGCAACAGCGAAAGAACTGGCCAAGGCTGGGATGGTTGTAATTGGGTTGGCGCGTCGAGTGGAACGTATCGAAGCGCTCAAGCTGGAACTGGATGAAACCGTTCGGGAGCGCTTACATGCCATGCAATGTGATGTTTCCATCGAGGAGTCTATTCTGGACAGTTTTCGATCGATAGAGGCGAAATTCGGCGGGGTGGACGTGTTGATCAACAACGCTGGAGTCACTCGCAAGACCGAACTACTGCAGGCAGGGAATACGGATAAGCTGCGGGAAGTGATGGACACGAACGTGATGGGATTGGTACTGTGCAGTCGGGAAGCGTTCCAGTCGATGAAGAATCGTTCGGTCGATGGACACATAGTGCACATCAACAGCATCGTCGGACACACAGTGCTCAACTTTCCTGGCACGAACATCTACACGGCGTCAAAATATGCCGTGACGGCCATTACGGAAACAATGCGACATGAGCTGAGGACTGCGGGAACGAAAATAAAAGTCACG AGTATCAGCCCAGGAGTGGTCAATACAGAGATACTGTCGCCCGAAATGGCTGCCTTAGGGTTACCTATGCTAGAGGCCGTGGATATTGCTAATGCCATTCTGTACGTATTGGGTACACCTCCCGGAGTACAAGTTCATGAACTGACGATTAAGCCTGTTGGAGAAAGATTTTAA